In Cellulomonas fulva, the sequence GAGCGCCGGCACCGCGGCCGCCTCACCGCAGACCCCCACCGGCCGCCCCTGCGCGGCGCCGCCGCGGCACGTCTCGGCGACCAGGCGCAGCACGGCGGGGTGCCAAGCGTCGGACAGGTGGGCGACCGAGCCGAGCAGCCGGTCCGCCGCCATCGTGTACTGCGTGAGGTCGTTGGTGCCGATGCTCGCGAAGGCCGCGTGCGCCAGGATGCGGTCCGCGACCAGCGCCGCGCTCGGCACCTCGACCATGACCCCCGCGGTGCCGAGCCCGTGCCGGGCGCAGCGCGCGACGAAGTCCTCGGCCTCGTCGACGGTCGACACCATCGGCGCCATGACCCACACCACGGCCGACTCGGCGTCCGCGGCGCGCGCGATCGCGGTGAGCTGGTCCTCGAGCACGTCGGCGTGCAGCGCCGCGGTCCGCAGACCGCGCACGCCCAGCGCCGGGTTCGCCTCGTCGTCGCTGGTCAGGAACGGCATCGGCTTGTCCGCGCCCGCGTCGAGCGTGCGGATGACGACTTTCCGGCCCGCGAACGCCGCGAACACGCGCCGGTAGGCGGTGACCTGCTCGTCGATCGTCGGCGGCTCGTCCCGGTCGAGGAACTGGAACTCGGTGCGGAACAGCCCGACGCCCTGGGCGTGCGCCGCGGCGGCCGCCTCCGCGTCGGCGGGGTCGCCGACGTTGGCCAGCAGCTCGACGCGGTGCCCGTCGGCGGTCCGGCCGTCGCCGTCGAACGTCCGCGCCTGGGCGGCGAGCGCGCGGGCCGCCTCCACCTGCTCGTCGTCCGGGTGCACGACGACCGTGCCCGCGCCGCCGTCGACGATCACCACGTCGCCCGCCGTGACGGCGGTCTCGAGCCCGCGCGCCGCGACGACCGCGGGGATGCCGCGCGCGCGGGCGAGGATCGCGGTGTGCGCGGTCGGACCGCCCTGCGAGGTCGCGATCGCGAGCACGCGAGCGGTGTCGAGCGTCGCGACGAGCGCGGGTGCCAGGTCCGGCGCGACGAGCACGAACGGCTCGTCCTGGTCCGGCACGCCCGGCGCGGCCCGGCCCGTGAGGTCGGCGACCAGGCGGTCGCGGACGTCGGCGATGTCGCGCGTCCGCTCGGCGAACAGCCCGCCGAGCGCCGCGAACTGCTCGGCGACGGACTCCGCCGCCTCCCAGACGGCACGCTCGGGCACCAGGTGGTCGGTCATCACGCGCTGCACGGCGTCCGCGACCAGCGTCGGGTCGGCCGCGATCGCCGCCGTCGCGTGGAGCACGTCCGCCGCGTCGCCCTGCGCCCGGTCCGCCGCCGCGTCCAGGGCGGCGCGCACCCGCTCGGACGCGGCGGCGATCTGCGCCGCTGCGGCCTCGTGGTCCGCGCCGGGGGCGAGCCGCCGACCGGACGGGGGTTCGGTGATGGGCTCCGGCATGAGCACGACGGGCGCGACCACGCGCCCGGGGCTCACGCCGAGGCCGGGCACCACCGTGGGGGGCTGGGCGTTCACGGGGCGACCTCCTCGTCGTTCGGGGGCAGTCTGGCCCCCGCGCGACCCGCGCCGCCAGCCG encodes:
- the ptsP gene encoding phosphoenolpyruvate--protein phosphotransferase produces the protein MPEPITEPPSGRRLAPGADHEAAAAQIAAASERVRAALDAAADRAQGDAADVLHATAAIAADPTLVADAVQRVMTDHLVPERAVWEAAESVAEQFAALGGLFAERTRDIADVRDRLVADLTGRAAPGVPDQDEPFVLVAPDLAPALVATLDTARVLAIATSQGGPTAHTAILARARGIPAVVAARGLETAVTAGDVVIVDGGAGTVVVHPDDEQVEAARALAAQARTFDGDGRTADGHRVELLANVGDPADAEAAAAAHAQGVGLFRTEFQFLDRDEPPTIDEQVTAYRRVFAAFAGRKVVIRTLDAGADKPMPFLTSDDEANPALGVRGLRTAALHADVLEDQLTAIARAADAESAVVWVMAPMVSTVDEAEDFVARCARHGLGTAGVMVEVPSAALVADRILAHAAFASIGTNDLTQYTMAADRLLGSVAHLSDAWHPAVLRLVAETCRGGAAQGRPVGVCGEAAAVPALAVVLVGLGVTSLSMTPRALADVAAVLGATTSDECARLAQRALAAPTAADARELVRAALPVLAELGL